In Chitinophaga oryzae, the sequence TACCACTACCAGCGTAGAGCCTTCGTGGGCCATTACTGCCGGGCCGATGGAGGCGATGCCGGTAATGGTGAGGGGGATGAGGATGGCTACCATGCCGAGGCTCATCCAGAGGTTTTGTTTGATGATCCTGCTGGCTGTTCTGCTCAGGCCGATGGCGAAGGGCAGGAGCGTTAGTTTGTCGCCCATGAGGGCGATGTCTGCCGTTTCCAGCGCTACATCTGAACCGGCGGCGCCCATGGCTATGCCAACGGTGCTGTTGGCCATGGCGGGGGCGTCGTTGACGCCGTCGCCTACCATGGCGACTTTATGTTCATCGCGGGCCAGTTTTTGGATGGCTTCCACTTTTTGTTCCGGCAGCAGATTGCCCCATGCGTCGGTCAGGCCTGTTTGTTTGGCCACAGCGTCGGCCACCTGCTGGTTGTCGCCGGTAAGCATGATCATACGCCGTATTCCTGCGTTTTTAAGCGTTTTAAGCACTTCTGCCGCTTCGGGGCGGGGAGTATCCATTACAGAGATGATGCCGGCGTAAACGGTCCCTTTTCGCACCACCATGGTGGTATGACCGCCGCGTTCCAGTTCCTGCACATCAGCGATCAGTTCGGGAGAGGGGTGGTATTGATCGAGTGATTGAAAGAGGGCGAGGTTGCCGATATATACCGGTGCGCCCTGCCAGGTGGCTTTGATGCCTTTTCCCAGTACTGCTTCCAGTTGTTGCGCTTCCGGAAAGGCGGTATTGCCGAGTTTGGCTTTACCATCCCGAACGATGGCTTTGGCCAGCGGGTGATCGCTGAGGGCTTCCACCGCTACGGCTGCCTGCAGCAAATCGGTTTCACTGTGGCCATTCATGGGGAGGACGTTCGTCAGTTTCGGTTTGCCTTCCGTGAGGGTGCCGGTTTTATCGAAAGCTACGGCTGTCAGGTTGCCCAGGTCTTCCAGCGGGCGGCCGCCTTTGATGAGCACGCCCATGCGGGCCGCTCTGGCCACGCCGCTTAATACGGCGCTGGGGGTGGAGATAGCCAGTGCGCAGGGGCTGGCGGCCACCAGTACTGACATGGCGCGGTAGAAGCTGGCGCTGAAAGGTTCGTCGAGCACCAGGAACGCGAAGCATAAAAGCAATACCAGTATCAGTACCGCCGGGACGAAGATGCGCTGGAAGCGGTCGGTGAACTGCTGTGTGGGCGATTTC encodes:
- a CDS encoding heavy metal translocating P-type ATPase encodes the protein MKENMTATPTAPKPAHACDGGHQHKPGEKHDHNHDHDHGHAHTMMIFGKNTELYFSLLCGATLAIAWILGRTLVPAGTMSEGALLPILIASYVFGGFYTAKEAIETISKGGFEIDFLMLVAAAGAAMLGKWEEGALLLFLFSLGHSLEHYAMEKARKSITALADLAPKTALLKTGSGTKEVDTAALKAGDIIVVKPNTKISADGIVVAGTSSVDQAPITGESVPVDKTPVDDPSSALQQVKQLNARNKVFSGSINGNGSLEIMVSQPASDSTISRLVKMVNEAQSQKSPTQQFTDRFQRIFVPAVLILVLLLCFAFLVLDEPFSASFYRAMSVLVAASPCALAISTPSAVLSGVARAARMGVLIKGGRPLEDLGNLTAVAFDKTGTLTEGKPKLTNVLPMNGHSETDLLQAAVAVEALSDHPLAKAIVRDGKAKLGNTAFPEAQQLEAVLGKGIKATWQGAPVYIGNLALFQSLDQYHPSPELIADVQELERGGHTTMVVRKGTVYAGIISVMDTPRPEAAEVLKTLKNAGIRRMIMLTGDNQQVADAVAKQTGLTDAWGNLLPEQKVEAIQKLARDEHKVAMVGDGVNDAPAMANSTVGIAMGAAGSDVALETADIALMGDKLTLLPFAIGLSRTASRIIKQNLWMSLGMVAILIPLTITGIASIGPAVMAHEGSTLVVVFNGLRLLAYNKKIPGK